The following is a genomic window from Deinococcus betulae.
CCAGCAGGCCGCGTTCGCCCGCGCGGCCCTGACACGGCGTGGTGTGATTGCATAGGGTGATGTACCGGGTGCGCCGGGCCGCCACATGGACGCGGTACACGGACGCCTCGGTGCGGCTGCGGGTGTGGTGGCACAGGTCGCAGTGCAAAGCCCCCCGGTGCTTGGGGTCCAGCGGTGTAAATTCGGCCAGCTGGTCACCGTGCACCAGGGCCAGTCGGCCGTCGGCCACCGGGTACAGGCCCAGCGTGGGCGGCGCATCCCCGGTGGCCGTTCCAAATAACTCGCGGTGCGTCTCTGGAAAAAGTTCGCGCAGCAGGTCCTGTGCGCTGTGCGATTCCTGGTCCTTACGCTGAGGGTCGTTCATTGGTTCGCAGTGTAGGCGAGGGCCTGGGCCCCGAAGGTGGACAGAGGCACAGCCCGCCGCCGGGGTGCGGCGCTACACTGCCTGGCGATGAGGTCGCGTACCGCCAACCGCAGCGGCATTGTGCTCCGGCGGCGCGTGACGCCTGCCGGGGACATTCTGGTCACCCTGCTGACCCCACAGGGCAAATTAAAGGCCATTGCGCGCGGTGGGGTGCGCGGGCCACTGTCCAGCCGCCTGAACCTTTTTCACCATGTCGGCGTGCAAATCTATCAGACGCCGCAGAACGACCTGGCCACCGTCAAACAGGCGGTGCTTGAGGGTGCGCTGCCGTCGCTGGCGCAGCCGGGCCGCTACGCCTTTGCTCACCTGATGGCGGAATTTGCCGACGCCCTGTTTCAAGAAGGCGAATTCAGCGAGCAGGCGTTTGACCTGTTTGCTGGCGCGCTGCGCGGCGTGGCCCACCAGCCTGACCCCGAGTGGGTGGCGCTGGTCATGAGTTACAAATTGCTGGCCCTGGCCGGCTTCGTGACGCAGACGGCGCGCTGTGCCCGCTGCGGCGCCCCCGAGCCGGAGCATCCAGACCCGCTGGGCGGGCAGGTGCTGTGCCGCGCCTGCGCCGCGCTGCCGCCCTATCCGCCCGAGTCGCTGGCGTTTTTACAGGGCGCCGTGCGCCGCACCGTGCGCGAAAGCATGGCCCAGCCCCTCCCTGCCGACCAGCGCCCGGCCCTGTGGCGCGCGTTGGAACGGTTTGTCACGGTGCAGGTGGGCAACGTGCAGTCCTGGCGTCAGCTGGTGCCCACAGCCGTCAGCGCGATGCAAGACACCCTCCGCACGTCTGACGTGGCCTGAGTGAAGGAGCTGGGAGCGGAACTCAGCGTGGTTGAGGGGTATGATCCTCAGCCACGCTGAGGCGAACAGAGTGAGTCTCCGTCACAGACAGCGGCGAAAGTGGAGTTGAGGGGTGTTGGTGGCCCCTCAGTGGAATGGGCAGCCGCTATGAGAGCGCCGTCTGGCTCTTTCATATAGACTCCGATTCGACCTTCTACGAAAACGACGAAATTCGATCCGGGCGTGGAGTTGGTAAATCTCTGCCCTCCTGATAGACGGAAGCCGTAGCCGTTCAACCGCTGTTCATCAGCCATTGGCTCTGGTGCAGAACCCTGCCGGGGCGCTCATTCGAGAACTTTTGAAAACTCAGCTCTGAAAGCTCTATCTGCTGTGTGGGTGACCAGAGCTGTGACCCTACTCAGCTCAGAAGCGCACTGTAATGAGGGTTTTACTTCCGGCAGTGGCTCTGACTTGCAGCTCTACCTACTCACCCAGCGCGGCGATGGCGCCCAGCAGGGCCACTGGCGCGGTCTCGGCGCGCAGGATGCGTGGCCCCAGGGTCACGGCCTGCGCGCCGCGCGACACCAGGGCGGCCACCTCGGCGTCGGTCAGGCCGCCTTCGGGGCCAGTGATCACCGTTACGGGGGCAGTCCAGCGCAGCACCTCGGCCACCCGCAGCACCGACCCCGGCTGCGCGACCAGCACCTGCCCCTGGGGGGCAAAGGTGGCCAGAGGGACAGGCGCATGCACGACAGGCACCACGGCCCGGCGCGACTGCTTGCTGGCTTCCTGCGCCACGCGGCCGAGCCGCGTCAGTTTCTGGTCGCCTATCTCGCGCACGTCGGCGCGGGCCGTGACCAGCAGGCGAATCTCGGCCACGCCCAGTTCGGTGGCGGCGCGTACCACATCGGCCAGCTTATCGGCCTTCAGCAGGGCGGCGGCCAGGGTCAGTGGAAACGGCGTTTCGGCGGCGCCGCTGACCGCCTCGCCCAGGGTCAGCACCGCGCGGCCGGCGTCCAGCTCTAGCAGGGTGGCCCGCGCCTCGTGGCCCTGGCCGTCAAAGACGCGGACTCCGTCGCCAGCTTGTAGCCGCAGGACGTGCAGGTGTCGCGCCTCGGCGGGCCCCAGCGTCATGGTGGCCGCCAGTTCAGGGACCCGCAGGCGGTGGCGAGGCAGGGTCATGCGCTAGCGCGGGCCGTCACCAGTGCCCACTCGCCGTCTTCGCGCACCTGCACAGCGGTGAAGCCTTCACGGTCCAGCGCCTCCAGTACGAGCGGTAGTTTGCCGGTCAGAATGCCGGTCAGCACCAGGGGACCGTCGGGGCGCAGGTGACTGACATATTCTCCAGCCAGCAGGTCGTGCAGTTCGGCGTACAGGTTGGCCACCAGCACGTCATACACGCCGTCCGGCACCACGTCGCCGGGCAGGTCGTCGCCCAGGGTGCCTTCTAAAAACACGGCCCGGCCCGTGGGCACCCCATTCAGTTCGGCGTTTTCCTGGGCAATCGGAATGGTGATAGGGTCAATGTCCACCCCCAGCACGTAGGGCGCGCCCAGCAGCGCCGCTGCGATGGCCAGGACGCCGCTGCCGGTGCCGACATCCAGCACGGTTTGTGCCGTCAGGTCTAGGCCGCTCAACGCCTCAACCGCCATGCGTGTGGTGGCGTGGTGGCCAGTCCCGAATGCCATGCCCGGCTCAATGACCAGCGCGGTCTGTTTCGCCGGCACCTCGGCGCGCAGCCAGGGCGGCACGATGGTGACCCGCCCCGCCTGCACCGGGCGCAGGTTGGCCTTGAACTCGGCCAGCCAGTCCTGGTCAGCTTCACGGCGCCACTCGCCGTCGCGGATGTCGGCGGCCAGCTCGGTTTCCTCGTCAAAATAGGCCCGAATGACGCCGGTCCGCTCCTCCAGGCCCGTGGCCCCGGCCTGCCACAGCAGGTCCAGGTGGGCTTCGCGCGTCTCGAACGTTCCGGGGAGGTGGTACACCAGCATCCCGCCAGTCTAGGGCATGGCGTGGGCGGGGTCAGAACGTGCGGGGAAGCGCACCTATACTGACCAGGATGAAGCTCGCAATCGTTGGTGTGGGAAAACTGGGCCTGGCTCTGCTGGAGGGCGTGACGGCGCGCGGGGTCATCCCGGCAAACGAGATTGGCCTGCTGGACACCAACGCGCCGCGCGCCCAGGAGATTGCGGCCCGCAGCGGGGCGCGCGTGCTGGTGCCGGGCGACCTGGCCCGCGCCGAGCGCATCCTGATCAGCCTGCAACCGCGCGTGTTCCCCGAAGCCGCCGAGTGGCTGGCCCAGGAAAATGCCGGCTACATCTCCACGATGGCGGGCGTGAGCGTCACGGCGCTGACGCGGCGCCTGGGCACCAAGCGCGTGGTGCGCGTGATGCCCAATCTGGCGGCCACGATTGGCCTGAGTCAGACCGCCATCACCGGCCCGCGTGAGGCCGGAGACGCCGGGGACCTGGCTTTTGCCCGTACCCTCTTTGGCGCGGTAGGCGACACCTACGAATTGCCGGAACACCTGTTCAACGCCTTTACCGGCATGAGCGCTTCTGGCCCCGCTTACGCCGCTGTGGTGGCCGAGGCTCTGGCCGACGGCGGCGTGCGCATGGGCCTGCCCCGACCGCTGGCCAACGAACTGGCCGCCAAGCTGCTGGTGGGGGCCGGCGAACTGCTGCAGCGCCGCGCCCACCCAGGGCTGCTGAAAGATGAGGTTGCCAGTCCGGGCGGCACCACGATTGCGGGCCTGGCGGCGCTCGAAGCGTCTGGCGTGCGCGGCGGCCTGATTGAGGCGGTGGTGCAGGCCACCCGCCGGGGCACGGAGCTTGGCAAAGATCAGGACTGACACCTGGTGGGAGGGGAGCGCGGCTTCTCTCACCTTCTGTCAATAGAGGTGGCTTGCGGTGCTTTTCAAAGTCGCTGACTCGGAAAGGCTAGGACCGTAAGACTCTGGACGCCTTTCCACGCGGCTGTTCCCCACTTTCTTTGACTGTGCCCAAAAATCGGACCTATGAAAGCGCTTTCAGGTATGCTGTGGCATGCCTTCAGCCTTCTTTGCTCCGGCCCGCCGGGGGGCCACGCGCCGTTCATGACCCGCGCCGTGACCCTCAGTGAAGTGGCGCGGGAGGCGGGGGTTTCGCCCAGCACGGTCTCGCGTATTTTGAACGGCACGGCCCGCGTCAACGACGACAAGGCGCGGCAGGTGCGCCAGGCCATCGAGAAACTGGGCTACACCCGTAACGCCTTTGCGCGCAGCCTGGCGACCGGGTCGTCGGGCATCGTCGGCGTCCTTACGCCGGATATCGCCAGTCCCTTTTATAACGACGCCCTCAGCGGCATCGAGCGTGGCCTGATGGGCAGTGGCTTTTCGCCTCTGATTATCAGCGGCCACTGGCGCACGGGTGAAGAAGAGCATGCCGTGAGCCTGCTGCTTAACCGCCGAGTGGAGGGGCTGATTATTCTGGGTGGCCAGATGCCCGACCACGAGATTCGGGAGGTGGCGGCCCGGCTGCCGGTGGGCGTGCTGGGCCGCGAGGTGGATCTGAAGGACTGGGGCGGCGTGGCGCTGACCATGGACAACCGCCAATCGGCGCGCGACCTCGTGACCTATCTGGTGGGCCGGGGCCACCGGATAATTGGGCACATCAGCGGCCCGCAGGACCACACCGACGCCCGTGACCGCCTGCGCGGCTACCGCGAAGCGCTGGAGGAATGCGGCCTGCGCTTTCAGCCGTCGCTGGTGGTGCAGGGGGACTTTCAGGAGCCGTCTGGTCTGATCGGGATGCAGCGCCTGCTCAACCGCCACGCCGACCTGACGGCCATTTTCGCGGCCAACGACCAGATGGCCTACGGCGCCCGGCTGGCCCTGCACCGCCTGGGCCTGCGCGTGCCCGAGGATATGTCTCTGATCGGTTTTGACGACCTGCCGGGGTCGTCGTACACCACGCCGCCGCTGTCGTCGGTGCGCCAGCCAATGGCCGAGATGGGGCAGTGGCTGGCGCGGTACGTGCTGGGGCGCCTACGTGGCGAAACCCCCGAACCGTTCGCGCCCCGCCAGGAGCTGATGCTGCGCGAATCGGTCGCCAGCCGCCGGGGCACCCACTGATGGGCAGGGGAAGAGGTACAGATCTGGACGTGCCGGCCTCAAGTGAGGCTCAAGCCTCTTCAGGGCGCGGCACGGAGCAGGCTCTGACCTGCTCAGTGATTCCACGATAGATGTTCTAGGCCTGTCTTGCCGGAGCACAGTAAGCGCCTTGGGCGAGATGGCAGATGGAGAGGACGAGCCCTTGCCAGCCTTTAGAGCAGAGCGGGCTTGAGTTGGCGCTCAATCGCATGTTCGCAAGGCGAATTCAGCCCTTAGTCAGTCTCCAGACGATGGAATAAAGCAGAAGACTGCGAGTCATTTCAGCCTCTCCTGCACAGCCCTGCAAGTCTGCAGAGTCTGAGGCAATTGCTCCATCTGCACCCAAGAATAGAACTGTCACGATCAGGTGCTGCCTTGACGTTGCCGTGGGTCCACACGCTCGGCTCGCTCTCACCGCAGCCCCTTAGGCTCAGCGGGTCACCTGTTCACGAATGGCCTGCTGAACGGCTTTGGCATACAGCTGACCGGCCTCGTCCGGCGGATAGCCGCTGTGCCGCTCCCGCCGCAGCTCGAAAAAGAGGCAGGTGCGCAGCACGTCCAGGTCGGTGGGCAGTGCGCCGGTCCT
Proteins encoded in this region:
- the recO gene encoding DNA repair protein RecO; translation: MRSRTANRSGIVLRRRVTPAGDILVTLLTPQGKLKAIARGGVRGPLSSRLNLFHHVGVQIYQTPQNDLATVKQAVLEGALPSLAQPGRYAFAHLMAEFADALFQEGEFSEQAFDLFAGALRGVAHQPDPEWVALVMSYKLLALAGFVTQTARCARCGAPEPEHPDPLGGQVLCRACAALPPYPPESLAFLQGAVRRTVRESMAQPLPADQRPALWRALERFVTVQVGNVQSWRQLVPTAVSAMQDTLRTSDVA
- a CDS encoding 16S rRNA (uracil(1498)-N(3))-methyltransferase, yielding MTLPRHRLRVPELAATMTLGPAEARHLHVLRLQAGDGVRVFDGQGHEARATLLELDAGRAVLTLGEAVSGAAETPFPLTLAAALLKADKLADVVRAATELGVAEIRLLVTARADVREIGDQKLTRLGRVAQEASKQSRRAVVPVVHAPVPLATFAPQGQVLVAQPGSVLRVAEVLRWTAPVTVITGPEGGLTDAEVAALVSRGAQAVTLGPRILRAETAPVALLGAIAALGE
- a CDS encoding 50S ribosomal protein L11 methyltransferase; protein product: MLVYHLPGTFETREAHLDLLWQAGATGLEERTGVIRAYFDEETELAADIRDGEWRREADQDWLAEFKANLRPVQAGRVTIVPPWLRAEVPAKQTALVIEPGMAFGTGHHATTRMAVEALSGLDLTAQTVLDVGTGSGVLAIAAALLGAPYVLGVDIDPITIPIAQENAELNGVPTGRAVFLEGTLGDDLPGDVVPDGVYDVLVANLYAELHDLLAGEYVSHLRPDGPLVLTGILTGKLPLVLEALDREGFTAVQVREDGEWALVTARASA
- the proC gene encoding pyrroline-5-carboxylate reductase, encoding MKLAIVGVGKLGLALLEGVTARGVIPANEIGLLDTNAPRAQEIAARSGARVLVPGDLARAERILISLQPRVFPEAAEWLAQENAGYISTMAGVSVTALTRRLGTKRVVRVMPNLAATIGLSQTAITGPREAGDAGDLAFARTLFGAVGDTYELPEHLFNAFTGMSASGPAYAAVVAEALADGGVRMGLPRPLANELAAKLLVGAGELLQRRAHPGLLKDEVASPGGTTIAGLAALEASGVRGGLIEAVVQATRRGTELGKDQD
- a CDS encoding LacI family DNA-binding transcriptional regulator, whose product is MTRAVTLSEVAREAGVSPSTVSRILNGTARVNDDKARQVRQAIEKLGYTRNAFARSLATGSSGIVGVLTPDIASPFYNDALSGIERGLMGSGFSPLIISGHWRTGEEEHAVSLLLNRRVEGLIILGGQMPDHEIREVAARLPVGVLGREVDLKDWGGVALTMDNRQSARDLVTYLVGRGHRIIGHISGPQDHTDARDRLRGYREALEECGLRFQPSLVVQGDFQEPSGLIGMQRLLNRHADLTAIFAANDQMAYGARLALHRLGLRVPEDMSLIGFDDLPGSSYTTPPLSSVRQPMAEMGQWLARYVLGRLRGETPEPFAPRQELMLRESVASRRGTH